The Clostridium aceticum genomic interval CTTCCGAACATCACGTCTGCGCCCTCGTTTAATGGGTTTGGAAATACGCCTGTAGCAATTAATCCTGTAACATGAGAAGCATCGTAAGCTAATATAATTCCCTCTTGATCTGCCAGCTCTCTTAACTCCTTCACTGGCTCTGGGAACAATGTCCCGGATCCACCAAAAATGATCATTTTAGGCTTCTTTTCTAAAGCTTGCTTTTTAAGCTTTTCAGCGTCTACGGCTCTATTTTCATCAAATACCATATATTCTACTTTGATAGTTTCATCAAATTGTCTTACTTGACACATTGGACCAACTAGGCCATGTCCCCAATCACTTAAACTAACTTCGATGACCAAATCCCCTGGCTCCAGCAGAGCAAGTACTACCCCCATCCCTGCCATGTGACCTCCAATAGGTCTTAAATCTGCATATTTTGCTTGAAATACTTCCTTTACAAGTTCTTGTGTAGCCATCTCAAATTCATGAATATACTTATTGCCTGTATACTCTCTTTCTTCTGGCTTCAGCGTAGCATAACAGCCATATCTATTACCAAAGTCTCCTCCTAAATAGCCACGCACCTTTTCACTTGCATAATTTTCTGAAGCAATTAAGTTTAAGCATCCTTCTCTATAGCTGATATGTTTTTTTAAAAGATTATCGATATCCCTTGTGGTTTTGAACATTGTCATGTCCCCCTTCAATAAATATAGTACTTTCTAACCGCCACCTAATGGCCTGATAATTTTTACTTGATCTTTTTCCTGCAACTTATAGTGTGTATATTCCTTCATCAGTAGTTGTTTGCCATTTACAAATACAGCCACATAGTGGGTATAGTTAATGTGTTTTAAAAGCATGTCTATCGTATAATCAGGGGGAATACAAAGAACTTCTTTGTTTACTTGTATTTCCATGACCTTCCCTCCGATTTAGTTTACTGAATTTTTTCCTTCTTTCTTTTCAAGCAACCAACCCAAAGATAACTTTTTCAATACTGTATCTGTTGGGTTTCCTTTTTCTTGATCCCAACCTG includes:
- the glyA gene encoding serine hydroxymethyltransferase, producing MFKTTRDIDNLLKKHISYREGCLNLIASENYASEKVRGYLGGDFGNRYGCYATLKPEEREYTGNKYIHEFEMATQELVKEVFQAKYADLRPIGGHMAGMGVVLALLEPGDLVIEVSLSDWGHGLVGPMCQVRQFDETIKVEYMVFDENRAVDAEKLKKQALEKKPKMIIFGGSGTLFPEPVKELRELADQEGIILAYDASHVTGLIATGVFPNPLNEGADVMFGSTHKSFPGPQGGFVVSNNIEIIEKIGNTLSPSLVTSHHLNRLPALAASILEMKEYGEAYAKQVVKNSKALAQALADCGFSVLGGGKGYTESHLLLVDVGQYVDAAPAKHLEKAKILCSDDFSGNSPEIRIGTPEATRRGMKEEEMKIIASFFKRALIDKEAPETIAKDVEAFSRQFVGCQYSF
- the thiS gene encoding sulfur carrier protein ThiS; the protein is MEIQVNKEVLCIPPDYTIDMLLKHINYTHYVAVFVNGKQLLMKEYTHYKLQEKDQVKIIRPLGGG